Proteins encoded in a region of the Falco rusticolus isolate bFalRus1 chromosome 10, bFalRus1.pri, whole genome shotgun sequence genome:
- the TFAP2C gene encoding transcription factor AP-2 gamma: MLWKLADNVKYEEDCEDRHDGSSNGNPRLPHLSAVSQHLYSPAPPLSHSGASDFQPPYFPPPYQPLPYSQSSDPYSHLGDPFSINPLHQPPPPPPSQQQSAWPNRQSQDPAGLAPHGRPGLVPHLSALESGSAGGRRETYRRSELLLPHGHGLDASALADNLGLHDMAHQMEEVQNVEDQHLLMHDQTVIRKGPISLTKNSALSLPCQKDGLIGVVINPNEVFCSVPGRLSLLSSTSKYKVTVAEVQRRLSPPECLNASLLGGVLRRAKSKNGGRSLREKLDKIGLNLPAGRRKAANVTLLTSLVEGEAVHLARDFGYVCETEFPSKAVAEYLTRPHMGRNEMANRKNMLLAAKQICKEFTDLLTQDRTPLGNTRPSPILDPGIQGCLTHFSLITHGFGSAAICAAMTSVQNYLNEALKIADKTYMNAGDQSPAETNKTIDKMDKHRK; encoded by the exons ATGTTGTGGAAACTAGCAGATAATGTCAAGTATGAAGAGGACTGCGAG GACCGGCACGATGGGAGCAGCAACGGGAACCCGCGGCTCCCGCACCTCTCGGCGGTCAGCCAGCACCTGTACAGCCCGGCTCCGCCGCTCTCCCACTCGGGCGCCTCAGACTTCCAGCCCCCCTACTTCCCCCCCCCGTACCAGCCGCTGCCTTACTCCCAGTCCAGCGACCCCTACTCCCACCTCGGGGACCCCTTCTCCATCAACCCTCTCCaccagccgccgccgccgccccccagccagcagcagagcgcCTGGCCCAACCGGCAGAGCCAGGACCCGGCCGGCCTCGCCCCCCACGGCCGCCCCGGCCTCGTCCCCCACCTCTCGGCGCTGGAGAGCGGCTCCGCCGGCGGCCGCAGGGAAACGTACCGACGCTCcgagctcctcctgccccacggGCACGGGCTGGACGCCTCCGCGCTGGCCGATAACCTGGGCCTGCACGACATGGCCCACCAGATGGAGGAGGTGCAG AACGTGGAAGATCAGCACTTACTAATGCATGACCAGACAGTCATTAGAAAAG GTCCTATTTCCTTAACGAAAAACAGTGCTCTGAGTCTCCCCTGCCAAAAGGATGGATTAATTGGAGTGGTCATAAACCCCAACGAAGTGTTTTGTTCGGTTCCGGGAAGGCTTTCCCTTCTGAGCTCCACATCGAAATACAAAGTGACAGTAGCAGAGGTGCAGAGACGGCTCTCGCCCCCTGAGTGTCTCAATGCCTCTTTGCTCGGAGGAGTACTCCGAAG AGCCAAATCTAAAAATGGTGGCAGATCATTAAGGGAAAAACTGGATAAAATTGGCTTGAATCTTCCTGCTGGTAGAAGGAAAGCTGCAAATGTGACACTATTGACATCTTTGGTGGAAG GTGAAGCTGTGCATCTTGCTCGTGACTTTGGCTATGTATGTGAGACAGAGTTTCCTTCCAAAGCAGTGGCCGAATATTTAACTAGACCACATATGGGCCGCAATGAAATGGCAAACAGGAAGAACATGCTTCTTGCTGCAAA ACAGATTTGTAAGGAATTCACAGACCTCCTCACTCAGGACAGAACTCCTCTTGGAAACACGAGACCTAGTCCCATCTTGGACCCTGGCATCCAGGGCTGTTTGACTCATTTTAGCCTGATCACACATGGCTTTGGGAGTGCTGCCATCTGTGCTGCCATGACATCCGTCCAGAACTACCTaaatgaagcattaaaaatagcAGACAAGACATACATGAACGCTGGCGACCAGAGCCCTGcagaaaccaacaaaaccatTGATAAAATGGATAAGCACAGGAAGTAA